CATGGCAAAATACGATGATTCTTTTAAGAACAAATATATCGTGGAACCGCAGAATTATAAAAATATATTAGGCGAGGTAATTTCAGACAGCGGATTAAAACAGTTCAGAATAGCTGAAACGGAAAAATATGCGCATGTAACTTATTTTTTTAATTGCGGACGTGAAGAACCTTTTAAAAATGAGGATAGACTACTGATACCTTCACCGAGAGAATATAGGACATATGATTTAATACCTGAAATGAGCGCTTTTAAAATTAAAGACGCTCTTATTGAAAAATTAAAACTTAATGAATATTCTTTATCCGTATGCAATTTCGCAAATTGCGACATGGTCGGACACACAGGAAATTATGATGCTGCCGTTAAAGCCGTGGAAACCGTTAATTCCGCACTCAGTGAAATTATACCGGTAATTTTAAAAAATGACGGCGTATGCATAGTAACGGCAGACCACGGAAACGCCGAAACTATGATTGACGACAATGGCGCTCCTATGACCAATCATACTTTAAATCCCGTTCCGCTTTGTATAGTATCAAATTATAAAAATGAAATACCTCCGCTGAAGCCCGGAAGATTGTCTGACATTGCGCCGACTATACTGAGCCTTTTAGACATAAATATACCGGCTGAAATGACAGGGCGTGTTTTATGGGAGTAAAATATAAAATATTAACATGGGACTAAAATCATTTTATTCTTCTGATGAAAAAATCCGGTTAGATATAGCGCTTACAAATAATTTAAATAATTTTACAAGATCGTTTATCAAAAAATTAATTGAAGCAGGAAACGTATCTGTAAATAATTTAATAACAAGAAAGCCCTCGCTGCTCATCAGAACAGGCGCGCTGGTTTCTGTTGATGAGCCTGAAATAAGGGAAGATACATTAAAACCTTTCGATTTTCCGATAGATATTATTTACGAAGATAATATGCTTGCAGTTATAAATAAACCTGCGGGTATTAGTGTACATCCTTCTAAAGGAGAACACGAAAAAACGCTGGTAAACGCATTAGTCGGTAAAATATCCGACCTGTCCGGCATCGGCGGTATCGAAAGACCGGGTATAGTTCATAGATTAGATAAAGATACATCGGGAATTATGCTGATAGCAAAGAACGATAAATCGCATAATGCGCTTGCTGAGCAATTCAAAAACAGGATTATTAAAAAAACCTATATAGCACTCGTATATGGCATTTTTAAGGAATCTGCCGGAAAGATAGAGGGCTATATTGAAAGGGATCCTAAAAATAAAATTAAAATGAAATTATCGCAAACTAACGGCAAACATGCGCTGACATCGTTTAAAACAATAAAGACAATAGACGGCATTATAAGCCTTTTAGAAATAAGTCCTCTTACCGGCAGAACTCATCAAATCAGGGTTTCTATGCTGGAAACCGGACATCCTATATTGGGCGATAAAATTTACAAAAAAATTGAATTTAAAAACAAAAATGAATTTAAACAGTTTAATTTTATAAGCAGGCAAATGCTGCATGCGTATAAAATATCTTTTATCCATCCCGAGACGGACCGTCTTATGATTTTTACTGCCAGACCGCCTCAGGATATGCTATGGGGATTGGAAAACACCGAATACTGTGCTGCACAACCAACGGTGGTTGATAATTAAACCGCTAAGGAAAAGGGGTCAGATTTTATTTTTTTGCATATAGAGTAGTTCAATTAACAAAGAAAATATTTGCAAAAAAATTAATCTGACACCTTTTCCGAGTAGATAACTTTAGTAGATAACTTTCTATTGCAGGATTAAAGAAATAACTAAATGCAAATACCATATAATATGCTATTTTTAAATAAAACAAATTATACAGACTGCGCCGTAGGCAAACAGAATAATAATCTTGTGCTTGGCTTTGGAGATAAAAACATTGATTTTCAGACAAAAAACATAACGGCAAGATTTGACCTGATAAAGCAGATAAGATTAAATTATCATATCGAAGATGAAAATTATTTCAATATTGCAGAATTAAATCAGGTCCACGGTAATGCCGTGATTTCTGTCGAGGAGCATAATACTGAGAAATTTTCTGAAAAAATAACAGACGCAGACGGTATTTTTACGTCTCTGAAACATTACTTATTGTGCATAAAAACGGCGGATTGCGTACCTTTGCTGTTTTATGATAAAATTTCGGGGACTATAGGAGCCGTTCATTGCGGATGGCGCGGTTTATACAGTGATATCTTAATTAACTCTGCCGATATGCTGAAACGTCACTATAATGCGAATATTGAAAATGTTGCAGTCGTTATAGGTCCCGGGATTTGCAAACATTGCTACACCGTTAAGGAAGATTTATATGAAAAATTTATAAATAAAGATATAAATTATAAAAATTACTTTGCGGCGAAATATGCCGGCACCGGAAACGGCGACTGCGCACACAGCGACAAACAAAATGTAAGTAATTGTGACAGTTTGGCGGAATATTTATTTGATTTAAAAGGATTGATAAAATATGTTCTTTCCGCTTCAGGATTTCGCAAAGAAAATATATGCGATACGGATCTTTGCACTTACGAAAATGAAAATTATTTCAGTTATAGAAAAAATAAAACAGCGCAAAGATTTGTGTCGTTTATCGGAAAATTATGACAATTATGATATTGATATATAAGTTAATAATCGGGAATTTTAAACATTGTTAAAAATCGGCTTAACAGGTTCTATAGGTTCTGGCAAAACTACCGTTTTGTCTTTTCTAAAAGATGCAGGATTTCTTACTATTAATCTTGACGAGTTATCAATATCGCTATTAAAAAAAAATACTGACGAATATAAAAAAACAGTTGATTTTTTTGGC
This genomic stretch from Candidatus Acididesulfobacter guangdongensis harbors:
- a CDS encoding RluA family pseudouridine synthase; amino-acid sequence: MGLKSFYSSDEKIRLDIALTNNLNNFTRSFIKKLIEAGNVSVNNLITRKPSLLIRTGALVSVDEPEIREDTLKPFDFPIDIIYEDNMLAVINKPAGISVHPSKGEHEKTLVNALVGKISDLSGIGGIERPGIVHRLDKDTSGIMLIAKNDKSHNALAEQFKNRIIKKTYIALVYGIFKESAGKIEGYIERDPKNKIKMKLSQTNGKHALTSFKTIKTIDGIISLLEISPLTGRTHQIRVSMLETGHPILGDKIYKKIEFKNKNEFKQFNFISRQMLHAYKISFIHPETDRLMIFTARPPQDMLWGLENTEYCAAQPTVVDN
- the pgeF gene encoding peptidoglycan editing factor PgeF, coding for MQIPYNMLFLNKTNYTDCAVGKQNNNLVLGFGDKNIDFQTKNITARFDLIKQIRLNYHIEDENYFNIAELNQVHGNAVISVEEHNTEKFSEKITDADGIFTSLKHYLLCIKTADCVPLLFYDKISGTIGAVHCGWRGLYSDILINSADMLKRHYNANIENVAVVIGPGICKHCYTVKEDLYEKFINKDINYKNYFAAKYAGTGNGDCAHSDKQNVSNCDSLAEYLFDLKGLIKYVLSASGFRKENICDTDLCTYENENYFSYRKNKTAQRFVSFIGKL